A region of Struthio camelus isolate bStrCam1 chromosome 30, bStrCam1.hap1, whole genome shotgun sequence DNA encodes the following proteins:
- the ARHGEF2 gene encoding rho guanine nucleotide exchange factor 2 isoform X3 — protein MGCCSCAPSPEERGAERLVRRERAKEKEKMKEGKEKDARYTNGHLFTTITVSGMTMCFACNKSITAKEALICPTCNVTIHNRCKDTLPNCTKVKHKQQKAALLKNSSALQSVSLRNKNAIRERPNSAIYPSESFRQTLLGSRRGRPSLSLSKSVSTTNIAGTFNDESPLGIRRILSQSTDSLNMRNRTLSVESLIDEGLDVILNQLMSDFETDEKDFKADSWSLAVDNNYLQQHKMDVMKRQDVIYELIQTEIHHVRTLKIMANMFRKGMLEELQLEPATVQSIFPCVDELGQIHERFLAQLLERRKESLAQDSNKNFVINRLGDILVNQFSGPNAEQLKKVYSDFCSRHNKAVKLYKELLARDKRFQQFIRRMTRSPLLRRHGVPECILLVTQRITKYPVLIERVLKNSKDNEADYADLSQALRLVKDLISSINEEVHTFEMNARLKEVYGRVDGRAKVPLLWESRAGFFCKDELLRRKLVHSGCMLWKTAAGRFKDVLVLLMTDVLIFLQEKDQKYTFPMLDKPAVISLQNLIVRDIANQEKGMFLISAAPPEMYEVHAASRDDRNNWMKVIQQTVSLCPNRQDFPLIETEVEAFLRKLKDRVLQQDQQIAELLQEKVRLFAEMLALASGCEDLSPTLASHTLFLSDSAEGPRGEKLLRDAIREVEEMISCIQEMFAGAGRDRDQNHLAEAESCSSPGASNGDAGSFNGPPEFCRADSEAGQRDGNGNQLVPKVPQEEAMQRLANLHALLHSLQAAVGRQDTALKLQEGQERREKLARGGPQPEAGAAGRPGEKPSAELALLQRQHALLQEELARCRQLCQDKAQEVEALETRLRDSEQERGRLEREVDEARRQGGRRGAADPRRRSLPAGDALYLTFTPPQMSHGGHHAGLSYHHAFGACPRDEPDYRGDAERLREGEGALDALLEDEGMPGRHSPPASPRDFPRMQDIPEEVESSQELKEGDGGSSDS, from the exons ATGGGCTGCTGCTCCTGCGCCCCGTCCCCGGAGGAGCGGGGGGCCGAGCGCCTCGTCCGCCGAGAGCGG gccaaggagaaagagaagatgaaGGAGGGCAAGGAGAAGGACGCGCGCTACACCAACGGCCACCTCTTCACCACCATCACCGTCTCGGGCATGACCATGTGCTTCGCCTGCAACAAGAGCATCACGGCCAAGGAGGCGCTCATCTGCCCCA CCTGCAACGTCACCATCCACAACCGCTGCAAGGACACGCTGCCCAACTGCACCAAGGTCAAGCACAAG cAACAGAAAGCCGCGCTGCTGAAGAACAGCTCGGCGCTGCAGTCGGTGTCGCTGCGCAACAAGA ACGCCATCCGGGAGCGCCCCAACTCGGCCATCTACCCCTCGGAGAGCTTCCGCCAGACGCTGCtgggctcccgccgcggccgcccgtcCCTCTCCCTCTCCAAGAGCGTCTCCACCACCAACATCGCCGG GACCTTCAACGATGAGTCTCCGCTGGGCATCCGGCGCATCCTCTCCCAGTCCACGGACTCGCTCAACATGCGCAACCGCACGCTCTCGGTGGAGTCGCTCATCGACGAAg GCCTCGACGTCATCCTCAACCAGCTGATGAGCGACTTCGAGACGGACGAGAAGGACTTCAAGGCCGACTCCTGGAGCCTGGCCGTGGACAACAACTACCTGCAGCAGCACAAGATGGACGTCATGAAGCGGCAGGACGTCATCTACG AGCTCATCCAGACGGAGATCCACCACGTGCGCACGCTGAAGATCATGGCCAACATGTTCCGCAAGGGCATgctggaggagctgcagctggagcccGCCACCGTGCAGAGCATCTTCCCCTGCGTGGACGAGCTGGGCCAGATCCACGAGCGCTTCCTCGCCCAGCTCCTGGAGCGCCGCAAGGAGTCCTTGGCCCAGGACAGCAACAAGAACTTCGTCATCAACCGCCTCGGTGACATCCTCGTCAACCAG TTTTCGGGCCCCAACGCGGAGCAGCTGAAGAAGGTGTACTCGGACTTTTGCAGCCGGCACAACAAGGCCGTGAAGCTCTACAAGGAGCTCCTCGCCCGGGACAAGCGCTTCCAGCAGTTCATCCGG AGGATGACGCGGTCCCCGCTGCTCCGGCGACACGGGGTGCCCGAGTGCATCTTGCTCGTTACGCAGAGGATCACCAAGTACCCGGTGCTCATCGAGCGCGTCCTCAAAAACTCCAAAG ACAACGAGGCCGACTACGCGGACCTGTCGCAAGCCCTGAGGCTGGTCAAGGATCTCATCTCGTCCATCAACGAGGAGGTGCACACGTTCGAGATGAACGCGCGGCTGAAGGAGGTGTACGGGCGCGTGGACGGCCGCGCCAAGGTGCCGCTGCTCTGGGAGAGCCGGGCCGGCTTCTTCTGCAAGGACGAGCTCCTGCGGCGCAAGCTGGTGCACAGCGGCTGCATGCTCTGGAAGACGGCGGCCGGGCGCTTCAAAG ATGTCCTCGTGCTGCTGATGACGGATGTCCTCATCTTCCTGCAAGAGAAGGACCAGAAATACACCTTCCCCATGCTG GACAAGCCGGCCGTGATCTCCCTGCAAAACCTCATCGTGCGGGACATCGCCAACCAGGAGAAGGGCATGTTCCTCatcagcgccgcgccgccggagATGTACGAGGTGCACGCGGCCTCCCGCGACGACCGCAACAACTGGATGAAGGTCATCCAGCAGACGGTCAGCCT CTGCCCCAACCGCCAGGACTTCCCCCTGATCGAGACGGAGGTCGAAGCCTTCCTGCGCAAGCTGAAAG ACCGCGTCCTGCAGCAAGACCAGCAGATCGCCgagctgctgcaggagaaggTGAGGCTGTTCGCCGAAATGCTGGCGCTGGCGAGCGGCTGCGAGGACCTCTCGCCCACCCTGGCCTCCCACACCCTCTTCCTCTCCGACTCGGCCGAGGGGCCCCGGGGCGAGAAGCTCCTGCGCGACGCCATCCGGGAAG TGGAGGAGATGATCTCCTGCATCCAGGAGATGTTCGCGGGCGCCGGGCGCGACCGGGACCAGAACCACCTCGCCGAAGCcgagagctgctccagccccggCGCCAGCA ACGGCGACGCTGGCTCCTTCAACGGCCCCCCGGAGTTTTGCCGGGCGGACTCGGAGGCCGGGCAGCGG GACGGCAACGGCAACCAGCTCGTGCCCAAGGTCCCCCAGGAG GAGGCGATGCAGCGGCTCGCGAACCTCCACGCGCTGCTGCACAGCTTGCAG GCGGCGGTGGGTCGGCAGGACACGGCGCTCAAGCTGCAGGAGGGTCAGGAGCGGCGGGAGAAGCTGGCGCGCGGCGGCCCGCAGCCcgaggcgggggcggcggggcggccgggcgagAAGCCCAGCGCGGAGCTGGCGCTGCTGCAGCGGCAGCACGcgctgctgcaggaggagctcgCCCGCTGCCGGCAGCTCTGCCAGGACAAGGCGCAGGAGGTGGAGGCGCTGGAGACGCGGCTGCGGGACAGcgagcaggagcgcgggcggctGGAGCGGGAGGTGGACGAAGCGCGGCGGCaggggggccgccgcggggccgccgatCCCCGGCGGAGGAGCCTGCCGGCCGGCGACGCTCTCTATCTCACCTTCACGCCGCCCCAG ATGAGCCACGGCGGCCACCACGCCGGCCTGTCCTACCATCACGCCTTCGGCGCGTGCCCCCGCGACGAGCCGGACTACCGGGGCGACGCCGAGCGCCTGCGGGAGGGTGAGGGCGCCCTGGACGCCCTCTTGGAGGACGAAGGCATGCCCGGCCGGCACTCCCCTCCCGCCAGCCCCCGAg atTTCCCGCGGATGCAAGAcattcccgaggaggtggagagcAGCCAGGAGCTGAAGGAGGGCGACGGCGGCTCCTCGGACAGTTAG
- the ARHGEF2 gene encoding rho guanine nucleotide exchange factor 2 isoform X4 has protein sequence MSRIESLARARSERGKESASKAKEKEKMKEGKEKDARYTNGHLFTTITVSGMTMCFACNKSITAKEALICPTCNVTIHNRCKDTLPNCTKVKHKQQKAALLKNSSALQSVSLRNKNAIRERPNSAIYPSESFRQTLLGSRRGRPSLSLSKSVSTTNIAGTFNDESPLGIRRILSQSTDSLNMRNRTLSVESLIDEGLDVILNQLMSDFETDEKDFKADSWSLAVDNNYLQQHKMDVMKRQDVIYELIQTEIHHVRTLKIMANMFRKGMLEELQLEPATVQSIFPCVDELGQIHERFLAQLLERRKESLAQDSNKNFVINRLGDILVNQFSGPNAEQLKKVYSDFCSRHNKAVKLYKELLARDKRFQQFIRRMTRSPLLRRHGVPECILLVTQRITKYPVLIERVLKNSKDNEADYADLSQALRLVKDLISSINEEVHTFEMNARLKEVYGRVDGRAKVPLLWESRAGFFCKDELLRRKLVHSGCMLWKTAAGRFKDVLVLLMTDVLIFLQEKDQKYTFPMLDKPAVISLQNLIVRDIANQEKGMFLISAAPPEMYEVHAASRDDRNNWMKVIQQTVSLCPNRQDFPLIETEVEAFLRKLKDRVLQQDQQIAELLQEKVRLFAEMLALASGCEDLSPTLASHTLFLSDSAEGPRGEKLLRDAIREVEEMISCIQEMFAGAGRDRDQNHLAEAESCSSPGASNGDAGSFNGPPEFCRADSEAGQRDGNGNQLVPKVPQEEAMQRLANLHALLHSLQAAVGRQDTALKLQEGQERREKLARGGPQPEAGAAGRPGEKPSAELALLQRQHALLQEELARCRQLCQDKAQEVEALETRLRDSEQERGRLEREVDEARRQGGRRGAADPRRRSLPAGDALYLTFTPPQMSHGGHHAGLSYHHAFGACPRDEPDYRGDAERLREGEGALDALLEDEGMPGRHSPPASPRDFPRMQDIPEEVESSQELKEGDGGSSDS, from the exons ATGTCCCGCATCGAGTCGCTGGCGCGGGCGAGGAGCGAGCGTGGGAAGGAGAGCGCCTCCAAG gccaaggagaaagagaagatgaaGGAGGGCAAGGAGAAGGACGCGCGCTACACCAACGGCCACCTCTTCACCACCATCACCGTCTCGGGCATGACCATGTGCTTCGCCTGCAACAAGAGCATCACGGCCAAGGAGGCGCTCATCTGCCCCA CCTGCAACGTCACCATCCACAACCGCTGCAAGGACACGCTGCCCAACTGCACCAAGGTCAAGCACAAG cAACAGAAAGCCGCGCTGCTGAAGAACAGCTCGGCGCTGCAGTCGGTGTCGCTGCGCAACAAGA ACGCCATCCGGGAGCGCCCCAACTCGGCCATCTACCCCTCGGAGAGCTTCCGCCAGACGCTGCtgggctcccgccgcggccgcccgtcCCTCTCCCTCTCCAAGAGCGTCTCCACCACCAACATCGCCGG GACCTTCAACGATGAGTCTCCGCTGGGCATCCGGCGCATCCTCTCCCAGTCCACGGACTCGCTCAACATGCGCAACCGCACGCTCTCGGTGGAGTCGCTCATCGACGAAg GCCTCGACGTCATCCTCAACCAGCTGATGAGCGACTTCGAGACGGACGAGAAGGACTTCAAGGCCGACTCCTGGAGCCTGGCCGTGGACAACAACTACCTGCAGCAGCACAAGATGGACGTCATGAAGCGGCAGGACGTCATCTACG AGCTCATCCAGACGGAGATCCACCACGTGCGCACGCTGAAGATCATGGCCAACATGTTCCGCAAGGGCATgctggaggagctgcagctggagcccGCCACCGTGCAGAGCATCTTCCCCTGCGTGGACGAGCTGGGCCAGATCCACGAGCGCTTCCTCGCCCAGCTCCTGGAGCGCCGCAAGGAGTCCTTGGCCCAGGACAGCAACAAGAACTTCGTCATCAACCGCCTCGGTGACATCCTCGTCAACCAG TTTTCGGGCCCCAACGCGGAGCAGCTGAAGAAGGTGTACTCGGACTTTTGCAGCCGGCACAACAAGGCCGTGAAGCTCTACAAGGAGCTCCTCGCCCGGGACAAGCGCTTCCAGCAGTTCATCCGG AGGATGACGCGGTCCCCGCTGCTCCGGCGACACGGGGTGCCCGAGTGCATCTTGCTCGTTACGCAGAGGATCACCAAGTACCCGGTGCTCATCGAGCGCGTCCTCAAAAACTCCAAAG ACAACGAGGCCGACTACGCGGACCTGTCGCAAGCCCTGAGGCTGGTCAAGGATCTCATCTCGTCCATCAACGAGGAGGTGCACACGTTCGAGATGAACGCGCGGCTGAAGGAGGTGTACGGGCGCGTGGACGGCCGCGCCAAGGTGCCGCTGCTCTGGGAGAGCCGGGCCGGCTTCTTCTGCAAGGACGAGCTCCTGCGGCGCAAGCTGGTGCACAGCGGCTGCATGCTCTGGAAGACGGCGGCCGGGCGCTTCAAAG ATGTCCTCGTGCTGCTGATGACGGATGTCCTCATCTTCCTGCAAGAGAAGGACCAGAAATACACCTTCCCCATGCTG GACAAGCCGGCCGTGATCTCCCTGCAAAACCTCATCGTGCGGGACATCGCCAACCAGGAGAAGGGCATGTTCCTCatcagcgccgcgccgccggagATGTACGAGGTGCACGCGGCCTCCCGCGACGACCGCAACAACTGGATGAAGGTCATCCAGCAGACGGTCAGCCT CTGCCCCAACCGCCAGGACTTCCCCCTGATCGAGACGGAGGTCGAAGCCTTCCTGCGCAAGCTGAAAG ACCGCGTCCTGCAGCAAGACCAGCAGATCGCCgagctgctgcaggagaaggTGAGGCTGTTCGCCGAAATGCTGGCGCTGGCGAGCGGCTGCGAGGACCTCTCGCCCACCCTGGCCTCCCACACCCTCTTCCTCTCCGACTCGGCCGAGGGGCCCCGGGGCGAGAAGCTCCTGCGCGACGCCATCCGGGAAG TGGAGGAGATGATCTCCTGCATCCAGGAGATGTTCGCGGGCGCCGGGCGCGACCGGGACCAGAACCACCTCGCCGAAGCcgagagctgctccagccccggCGCCAGCA ACGGCGACGCTGGCTCCTTCAACGGCCCCCCGGAGTTTTGCCGGGCGGACTCGGAGGCCGGGCAGCGG GACGGCAACGGCAACCAGCTCGTGCCCAAGGTCCCCCAGGAG GAGGCGATGCAGCGGCTCGCGAACCTCCACGCGCTGCTGCACAGCTTGCAG GCGGCGGTGGGTCGGCAGGACACGGCGCTCAAGCTGCAGGAGGGTCAGGAGCGGCGGGAGAAGCTGGCGCGCGGCGGCCCGCAGCCcgaggcgggggcggcggggcggccgggcgagAAGCCCAGCGCGGAGCTGGCGCTGCTGCAGCGGCAGCACGcgctgctgcaggaggagctcgCCCGCTGCCGGCAGCTCTGCCAGGACAAGGCGCAGGAGGTGGAGGCGCTGGAGACGCGGCTGCGGGACAGcgagcaggagcgcgggcggctGGAGCGGGAGGTGGACGAAGCGCGGCGGCaggggggccgccgcggggccgccgatCCCCGGCGGAGGAGCCTGCCGGCCGGCGACGCTCTCTATCTCACCTTCACGCCGCCCCAG ATGAGCCACGGCGGCCACCACGCCGGCCTGTCCTACCATCACGCCTTCGGCGCGTGCCCCCGCGACGAGCCGGACTACCGGGGCGACGCCGAGCGCCTGCGGGAGGGTGAGGGCGCCCTGGACGCCCTCTTGGAGGACGAAGGCATGCCCGGCCGGCACTCCCCTCCCGCCAGCCCCCGAg atTTCCCGCGGATGCAAGAcattcccgaggaggtggagagcAGCCAGGAGCTGAAGGAGGGCGACGGCGGCTCCTCGGACAGTTAG
- the ARHGEF2 gene encoding rho guanine nucleotide exchange factor 2 isoform X1 produces MSNWRGAGLSLRRGCFRGGARANAAGAPSPAPYGARQGGRRAKRPAARLRGPPELRGLFEGASGPQRGMNGAGVFPGPCEGVPGQKRRCMSAAEPGRPPSPGAPAAWEEEEEDEDEYRFRGVPLRRTCALRTSVRPRDAFRRHSWEPGKELRGEPGYEQLSASLKGLSPDDFDSSTEGLAQPRRDPRRAPLLHSNDDLESLLSQDEEDEADLKLAQEDEKRLQAFRAGQSSSGCSLSKSVSLSGIDSFPDADAVSLFGSQLSLANGFSAGSCGQLAAGGEPASLRHEETPLGRTLSFIRRMAGKSKAKEKEKMKEGKEKDARYTNGHLFTTITVSGMTMCFACNKSITAKEALICPTCNVTIHNRCKDTLPNCTKVKHKQQKAALLKNSSALQSVSLRNKNAIRERPNSAIYPSESFRQTLLGSRRGRPSLSLSKSVSTTNIAGTFNDESPLGIRRILSQSTDSLNMRNRTLSVESLIDEGLDVILNQLMSDFETDEKDFKADSWSLAVDNNYLQQHKMDVMKRQDVIYELIQTEIHHVRTLKIMANMFRKGMLEELQLEPATVQSIFPCVDELGQIHERFLAQLLERRKESLAQDSNKNFVINRLGDILVNQFSGPNAEQLKKVYSDFCSRHNKAVKLYKELLARDKRFQQFIRRMTRSPLLRRHGVPECILLVTQRITKYPVLIERVLKNSKDNEADYADLSQALRLVKDLISSINEEVHTFEMNARLKEVYGRVDGRAKVPLLWESRAGFFCKDELLRRKLVHSGCMLWKTAAGRFKDVLVLLMTDVLIFLQEKDQKYTFPMLDKPAVISLQNLIVRDIANQEKGMFLISAAPPEMYEVHAASRDDRNNWMKVIQQTVSLCPNRQDFPLIETEVEAFLRKLKDRVLQQDQQIAELLQEKVRLFAEMLALASGCEDLSPTLASHTLFLSDSAEGPRGEKLLRDAIREVEEMISCIQEMFAGAGRDRDQNHLAEAESCSSPGASNGDAGSFNGPPEFCRADSEAGQRDGNGNQLVPKVPQEEAMQRLANLHALLHSLQAAVGRQDTALKLQEGQERREKLARGGPQPEAGAAGRPGEKPSAELALLQRQHALLQEELARCRQLCQDKAQEVEALETRLRDSEQERGRLEREVDEARRQGGRRGAADPRRRSLPAGDALYLTFTPPQMSHGGHHAGLSYHHAFGACPRDEPDYRGDAERLREGEGALDALLEDEGMPGRHSPPASPRDFPRMQDIPEEVESSQELKEGDGGSSDS; encoded by the exons ATGAGTaactggcggggggccgggctcaGCCTGCGGCGAGGGTGTTTCCGCGGCGGCGCCAGGGCGAACGCGGCTGGGGCTCCGTCGCCCGCCCCTTACGGGGCTCGGCAGGGTGGGCGCCGGGCCAAGCGGCCGGCAGCTCGTCTTCGTGGCCCGCCTGAGCTTCGCGGGCTGTTTGAAGGCG CCTCCGGCCCCCAGCGCGGCATGAACGGCGCCGGCGTCTTCCCGGGCCCCTGCGAAGGCGTCCCCGGCCAGAAACGCCGCTGCATGTCGgccgcggagcccggccgcccgcccagccccggcgccccggccgcctgggaggaggaggaggaagatgaagacgAATATCGCTTCCGGGGGGTGCCGCTGCGGCGGACCTGTGCGCTCCGCACCTCCGTGCGGCCCCGGGACGCTTTCCGCCGGCACAGCTGGGAGCCGGGCAAggagctgcgcggggagcccggcTACGAGCAGCTCAG CGCGAGCCTCAAAGGGCTGAGTCCCGACGACTTCGACTCCAGCACGGAGGGGctggcgcagccccggcgggacccccgGCGGGCCCCCCTCCTGCACAGCAACGACGACCTGgagtccctgctctcgcaggacgaggaggacgaggccGACCTGAAGCTGGCGCAG GAGGACGAGAAGCGGCTGCAGGCGTTTCGGGCCGGGCAGAGCTCCAGCGGCTGCTCCCTCTCCAAGTCCGTGTCCCTGAGCGGCATCGACAGCTTCCCGGATGCGGACG CGGTTTCCCTCTTCGGCTCGCAGCTCAGCCTGGCCAACGG CTTCAGCGCCGGCAGCTGCGGGCAgctggcggccggcggcgagcCGGCGAGCCTGCGCCACGAGGAGACCCCCCTGGGCCGGACCCTCAGCTTCATCAGGAGGATGGCGGGGAAGTCCAAG gccaaggagaaagagaagatgaaGGAGGGCAAGGAGAAGGACGCGCGCTACACCAACGGCCACCTCTTCACCACCATCACCGTCTCGGGCATGACCATGTGCTTCGCCTGCAACAAGAGCATCACGGCCAAGGAGGCGCTCATCTGCCCCA CCTGCAACGTCACCATCCACAACCGCTGCAAGGACACGCTGCCCAACTGCACCAAGGTCAAGCACAAG cAACAGAAAGCCGCGCTGCTGAAGAACAGCTCGGCGCTGCAGTCGGTGTCGCTGCGCAACAAGA ACGCCATCCGGGAGCGCCCCAACTCGGCCATCTACCCCTCGGAGAGCTTCCGCCAGACGCTGCtgggctcccgccgcggccgcccgtcCCTCTCCCTCTCCAAGAGCGTCTCCACCACCAACATCGCCGG GACCTTCAACGATGAGTCTCCGCTGGGCATCCGGCGCATCCTCTCCCAGTCCACGGACTCGCTCAACATGCGCAACCGCACGCTCTCGGTGGAGTCGCTCATCGACGAAg GCCTCGACGTCATCCTCAACCAGCTGATGAGCGACTTCGAGACGGACGAGAAGGACTTCAAGGCCGACTCCTGGAGCCTGGCCGTGGACAACAACTACCTGCAGCAGCACAAGATGGACGTCATGAAGCGGCAGGACGTCATCTACG AGCTCATCCAGACGGAGATCCACCACGTGCGCACGCTGAAGATCATGGCCAACATGTTCCGCAAGGGCATgctggaggagctgcagctggagcccGCCACCGTGCAGAGCATCTTCCCCTGCGTGGACGAGCTGGGCCAGATCCACGAGCGCTTCCTCGCCCAGCTCCTGGAGCGCCGCAAGGAGTCCTTGGCCCAGGACAGCAACAAGAACTTCGTCATCAACCGCCTCGGTGACATCCTCGTCAACCAG TTTTCGGGCCCCAACGCGGAGCAGCTGAAGAAGGTGTACTCGGACTTTTGCAGCCGGCACAACAAGGCCGTGAAGCTCTACAAGGAGCTCCTCGCCCGGGACAAGCGCTTCCAGCAGTTCATCCGG AGGATGACGCGGTCCCCGCTGCTCCGGCGACACGGGGTGCCCGAGTGCATCTTGCTCGTTACGCAGAGGATCACCAAGTACCCGGTGCTCATCGAGCGCGTCCTCAAAAACTCCAAAG ACAACGAGGCCGACTACGCGGACCTGTCGCAAGCCCTGAGGCTGGTCAAGGATCTCATCTCGTCCATCAACGAGGAGGTGCACACGTTCGAGATGAACGCGCGGCTGAAGGAGGTGTACGGGCGCGTGGACGGCCGCGCCAAGGTGCCGCTGCTCTGGGAGAGCCGGGCCGGCTTCTTCTGCAAGGACGAGCTCCTGCGGCGCAAGCTGGTGCACAGCGGCTGCATGCTCTGGAAGACGGCGGCCGGGCGCTTCAAAG ATGTCCTCGTGCTGCTGATGACGGATGTCCTCATCTTCCTGCAAGAGAAGGACCAGAAATACACCTTCCCCATGCTG GACAAGCCGGCCGTGATCTCCCTGCAAAACCTCATCGTGCGGGACATCGCCAACCAGGAGAAGGGCATGTTCCTCatcagcgccgcgccgccggagATGTACGAGGTGCACGCGGCCTCCCGCGACGACCGCAACAACTGGATGAAGGTCATCCAGCAGACGGTCAGCCT CTGCCCCAACCGCCAGGACTTCCCCCTGATCGAGACGGAGGTCGAAGCCTTCCTGCGCAAGCTGAAAG ACCGCGTCCTGCAGCAAGACCAGCAGATCGCCgagctgctgcaggagaaggTGAGGCTGTTCGCCGAAATGCTGGCGCTGGCGAGCGGCTGCGAGGACCTCTCGCCCACCCTGGCCTCCCACACCCTCTTCCTCTCCGACTCGGCCGAGGGGCCCCGGGGCGAGAAGCTCCTGCGCGACGCCATCCGGGAAG TGGAGGAGATGATCTCCTGCATCCAGGAGATGTTCGCGGGCGCCGGGCGCGACCGGGACCAGAACCACCTCGCCGAAGCcgagagctgctccagccccggCGCCAGCA ACGGCGACGCTGGCTCCTTCAACGGCCCCCCGGAGTTTTGCCGGGCGGACTCGGAGGCCGGGCAGCGG GACGGCAACGGCAACCAGCTCGTGCCCAAGGTCCCCCAGGAG GAGGCGATGCAGCGGCTCGCGAACCTCCACGCGCTGCTGCACAGCTTGCAG GCGGCGGTGGGTCGGCAGGACACGGCGCTCAAGCTGCAGGAGGGTCAGGAGCGGCGGGAGAAGCTGGCGCGCGGCGGCCCGCAGCCcgaggcgggggcggcggggcggccgggcgagAAGCCCAGCGCGGAGCTGGCGCTGCTGCAGCGGCAGCACGcgctgctgcaggaggagctcgCCCGCTGCCGGCAGCTCTGCCAGGACAAGGCGCAGGAGGTGGAGGCGCTGGAGACGCGGCTGCGGGACAGcgagcaggagcgcgggcggctGGAGCGGGAGGTGGACGAAGCGCGGCGGCaggggggccgccgcggggccgccgatCCCCGGCGGAGGAGCCTGCCGGCCGGCGACGCTCTCTATCTCACCTTCACGCCGCCCCAG ATGAGCCACGGCGGCCACCACGCCGGCCTGTCCTACCATCACGCCTTCGGCGCGTGCCCCCGCGACGAGCCGGACTACCGGGGCGACGCCGAGCGCCTGCGGGAGGGTGAGGGCGCCCTGGACGCCCTCTTGGAGGACGAAGGCATGCCCGGCCGGCACTCCCCTCCCGCCAGCCCCCGAg atTTCCCGCGGATGCAAGAcattcccgaggaggtggagagcAGCCAGGAGCTGAAGGAGGGCGACGGCGGCTCCTCGGACAGTTAG